A single genomic interval of Amycolatopsis albispora harbors:
- a CDS encoding ArsR/SmtB family transcription factor has protein sequence MPTVSPDAAPPGLPEDAEHVHSPARTPSPHAPTPSAATLVEAGELLRALAAPVRISIVLQLRDGDRCVHELVDSLEVAQPLISQHLRVLKAAGVVHGERRGREVVYRLVDDHLAHIVVDAVAHVQEGKQ, from the coding sequence ATGCCGACGGTGAGCCCGGACGCCGCACCACCCGGTCTGCCGGAGGACGCCGAGCACGTGCACTCGCCGGCCAGGACGCCGTCCCCGCACGCGCCGACGCCGTCCGCGGCCACCCTGGTCGAGGCCGGTGAGCTGCTGCGCGCGCTGGCCGCCCCGGTGCGCATCTCGATCGTGCTGCAGCTGCGTGACGGCGACCGCTGCGTGCACGAACTGGTCGACTCGCTCGAGGTGGCGCAGCCGCTGATCAGCCAGCACCTGCGGGTGCTCAAGGCGGCCGGGGTGGTGCACGGCGAGCGGCGCGGCCGCGAGGTGGTCTACCGGCTGGTGGACGACCACCTGGCGCATATCGTGGTGGACGCGGTGGCACACGTGCAGGAAGGCAAGCAGTAG